The following proteins are co-located in the Oceanimonas sp. GK1 genome:
- the moaC gene encoding cyclic pyranopterin monophosphate synthase MoaC: MSELTHINASGEANMVDVSDKAVTSREARAEAWVLMAPQTLALIVNGRHHKGDVFATARIAGIMAAKKTADLIPLCHPLALSKVEVRLEADSERGGVRIESYCKLAGQTGVEMEALTAASVAALTIYDMCKAVQKDMRIEGVRLLEKRGGKSGEFKAV, translated from the coding sequence ATGAGCGAACTGACCCATATCAACGCCTCGGGCGAGGCCAACATGGTGGACGTGAGCGACAAGGCGGTGACCAGCCGGGAAGCCCGGGCCGAGGCCTGGGTGCTGATGGCACCGCAAACCCTGGCGCTTATCGTCAACGGCCGGCATCACAAGGGGGATGTGTTCGCCACCGCCCGCATCGCCGGCATCATGGCGGCGAAGAAAACCGCCGATCTGATCCCGCTGTGCCACCCGCTGGCGCTGTCCAAGGTGGAAGTCCGGCTTGAGGCCGACAGCGAGCGGGGCGGGGTGCGCATTGAAAGCTACTGCAAGCTGGCGGGCCAGACCGGGGTGGAAATGGAAGCCCTGACCGCCGCCTCGGTGGCGGCGCTGACCATTTATGACATGTGCAAGGCGGTACAGAAGGACATGCGCATCGAGGGGGTGCGTTTGCTGGAAAAACGGGGCGGCAAGTCCGGGGAGTTTAAAGCGGTATGA
- the moaB gene encoding molybdenum cofactor biosynthesis protein B — protein sequence MSHASQAFVPLNIAVLTVSDTRNEETDSSGRFLVDAITAAGHRLAEKVILKDDKYDIRALVSRWIASSEVQVVIITGGTGFTGRDTTPEAVGPLLDTVIDGFGELFRHITYQELGTSTVQSRALGGLANRTAVFCLPGSTGACRTGWNGILAEQLDARHKPCNFVQHLV from the coding sequence ATGAGTCATGCAAGTCAGGCCTTTGTGCCCCTGAACATCGCGGTGCTGACCGTCTCCGACACCCGGAATGAGGAAACCGACAGCTCGGGTCGTTTTCTGGTTGACGCCATCACCGCCGCCGGCCACCGGCTGGCGGAAAAGGTCATTCTCAAGGATGACAAGTACGATATCCGCGCCCTGGTGTCGCGCTGGATAGCCAGTTCCGAGGTGCAGGTGGTGATCATCACCGGCGGCACCGGCTTTACCGGCCGCGATACCACCCCGGAAGCGGTGGGCCCGCTGCTCGACACCGTGATCGACGGCTTCGGCGAACTGTTTCGCCATATCACCTATCAGGAGCTGGGCACCTCCACGGTGCAGAGCCGGGCCTTGGGCGGCCTGGCCAACCGCACCGCGGTGTTCTGCCTGCCCGGCTCGACCGGCGCCTGCCGCACCGGTTGGAATGGCATTCTGGCCGAACAGCTCGACGCCCGCCACAAGCCCTGCAACTTTGTGCAGCATCTGGTGTAA
- the napH gene encoding quinol dehydrogenase ferredoxin subunit NapH: MRRIPGAEAVERKGWWRAHRYLLLRRLSQLTVMGLFLIGPWFGLWLFEGNLSSSRVMDTVPLTDPFVLLQLLAAGHWPAFTAWLGALIVLAGYALVGGRVFCSWVCPLNPVTDGAAWLRRKLGLRQGSGLSNRLRYWLLATLLVVPLIGGMVVWESVNPVSLLHRGLLFGMGWGWLLIVAVFLFDTFVVDRGWCGHLCPQGAFWGWSTGSGRYR, from the coding sequence ATGAGGCGCATTCCCGGGGCCGAAGCGGTGGAGCGCAAGGGCTGGTGGCGGGCCCACCGCTACCTGCTGCTGCGCCGGCTCAGCCAGCTGACGGTGATGGGGCTGTTCCTGATCGGCCCCTGGTTTGGTCTGTGGCTGTTCGAGGGCAACCTGTCGAGCTCGCGGGTCATGGACACGGTACCGCTGACCGATCCCTTCGTGCTACTGCAATTGCTGGCTGCGGGGCACTGGCCGGCGTTCACGGCCTGGCTGGGGGCGCTGATCGTGCTGGCCGGCTATGCCCTGGTGGGCGGCCGGGTGTTCTGCTCCTGGGTCTGCCCGCTCAACCCGGTGACCGACGGCGCCGCCTGGCTGCGCCGAAAATTGGGGCTGCGCCAGGGCTCGGGGCTGTCGAACCGGCTGCGCTACTGGCTGCTGGCTACCCTACTGGTGGTGCCGCTCATCGGCGGCATGGTGGTGTGGGAGTCGGTCAACCCGGTGTCCCTGCTGCACCGGGGCTTGCTGTTTGGCATGGGCTGGGGCTGGTTGCTGATCGTCGCCGTGTTCCTGTTCGACACCTTTGTGGTGGACCGGGGCTGGTGCGGCCACCTCTGTCCCCAGGGCGCTTTCTGGGGCTGGTCAACAGGCTCAGGCCGATACAGGTGA
- a CDS encoding GNAT family N-acyltransferase, which yields MFSVDTLAAEFLPRWQHVPGCKALLRYLLHEQAFANFAADYPHLRGLDFVEQVLEYFHFHVQVHEQELEHVPATGPVVIVANHPIGSLDGLALLRLVCRLRPDTRIVANQLLARIEPLSSLLLPVDALGGRTGRAQLEALQHHLAAGGVVIIFPAGEVSRLGATGVRDGRWHAGFIRLAIRARADIVPIHLEGRNSAFFYLSSLLCRSLGGVLLVREMFRQRNRQISLRIGRPIAWQHCRRGGVSDKGLAMLFRSHLYRLGKGKSGLFETQVAIAPPEPRQGLKKAVEKGELLGRTRDGKAIYLTKRDPSGHCVILREIGRLRELAFRAVGEGTGKRRDLDPFDDDYYQLLLWDPQELEVIGAYRFVPAARQLKRRGVEGLYTHQLFEFDESMAPFLEQGIELGRSFIQPAYQGRRSLDYLWFGIGAFLARHPQYRYLFGPVSLSAALPVTARDLLVAFYRLYFSQPTVLARSRRPLPASPNHLLNAFAGNDYRADLQRLKQRLDHLGVAIPTLYKQYAELCEPGGVQFVDFGTDPDFADCVDGLVVVDLARLKPERYRRYIAPHTVADSE from the coding sequence ATGTTCTCTGTAGACACCCTGGCCGCCGAGTTTCTGCCCCGGTGGCAACATGTGCCCGGTTGCAAGGCGCTGTTGCGTTATCTTTTGCACGAGCAGGCCTTTGCCAACTTCGCCGCCGACTATCCCCATTTACGCGGCCTCGACTTCGTTGAGCAGGTGCTCGAATATTTTCATTTTCACGTGCAGGTACACGAGCAGGAGCTGGAGCATGTTCCGGCCACCGGCCCCGTGGTCATCGTCGCCAATCACCCCATCGGCTCCCTGGACGGCCTGGCCCTGCTGCGGCTGGTGTGCCGGCTGCGCCCGGACACCCGCATCGTGGCCAATCAGTTGCTGGCCCGCATAGAGCCGCTCAGCTCCTTGCTGTTGCCGGTAGACGCCCTGGGGGGCCGCACCGGCCGGGCTCAGCTCGAGGCCCTGCAGCACCATCTGGCAGCCGGTGGCGTGGTCATTATCTTTCCCGCCGGCGAGGTCTCCCGCCTTGGTGCCACCGGAGTGCGTGATGGCCGCTGGCACGCCGGCTTCATCCGCCTGGCCATTCGCGCCCGGGCCGACATCGTGCCCATTCACCTTGAAGGCCGCAACTCCGCTTTCTTTTATTTAAGCTCACTGCTGTGTCGTTCGCTGGGCGGTGTGCTGCTGGTGCGTGAAATGTTTCGCCAGCGCAACCGGCAGATAAGCCTCCGTATCGGCCGACCGATAGCCTGGCAGCACTGCCGTCGCGGCGGCGTCAGTGACAAGGGCCTGGCGATGTTGTTTCGCAGCCACCTGTACCGGCTGGGCAAGGGCAAAAGCGGGTTGTTTGAAACCCAGGTTGCCATCGCACCGCCGGAGCCCCGCCAGGGGCTGAAAAAAGCGGTCGAAAAAGGCGAACTGCTGGGTCGAACCCGGGATGGCAAGGCCATTTACCTGACCAAACGGGATCCGTCGGGACATTGCGTGATCCTGCGGGAAATCGGCCGGCTGCGGGAGCTGGCCTTTCGCGCCGTGGGGGAAGGCACCGGCAAGCGCCGGGATCTGGACCCGTTTGATGATGACTATTACCAGTTGCTGCTGTGGGATCCGCAAGAGCTGGAAGTGATCGGTGCCTACCGTTTCGTTCCTGCCGCCCGGCAACTGAAACGCCGCGGGGTCGAAGGGCTGTACACCCATCAGCTGTTTGAGTTCGATGAATCCATGGCGCCCTTTCTTGAGCAGGGCATCGAGCTGGGTCGCAGCTTTATTCAGCCCGCCTACCAGGGGCGGCGCAGCCTGGATTACCTGTGGTTCGGCATCGGGGCCTTTCTGGCCCGGCATCCGCAATATCGCTACCTGTTTGGTCCTGTGTCCCTCAGCGCCGCCCTGCCGGTGACCGCCCGGGATCTGCTGGTGGCCTTTTACCGGCTGTATTTCTCGCAGCCCACCGTCCTGGCCCGTTCGCGGCGGCCGTTACCGGCCAGCCCCAACCACCTGCTGAATGCCTTTGCGGGCAATGACTACCGGGCAGATCTGCAACGGCTGAAGCAGCGCCTGGACCATCTGGGGGTGGCCATTCCCACCCTGTACAAGCAGTATGCCGAGTTGTGCGAGCCGGGTGGGGTACAGTTTGTGGACTTTGGTACGGATCCGGATTTTGCCGATTGCGTCGACGGCCTGGTCGTGGTGGATCTGGCCCGGCTCAAGCCGGAACGGTATCGACGCTATATCGCTCCCCATACCGTAGCAGACAGTGAATAA
- the speA gene encoding biosynthetic arginine decarboxylase, which yields MAEWSANDALKVYNLPYWGAGFFHLDEQGRVCVTPDKTRPEAKVVLAEVVEQLKAEGYAAPVLLRFPDIIKSRIDALFNAFNGAIEDYGYEGDYLTVYPIKVNQQRGVLDAVTKAYKDKPRLGLEAGSKPELLAVLAHTHETESVIVCNGYKDKEYVRLALLGTKMGHQVYIVIEKLSELALVMEEAAKLKVTPRLGVRARLASQGAGKWQSSGGEKSKFGLSATQVLSLVNQLKDAGCIDWLQLLHFHLGSQIANIRDIQKGIRECGRFYAELRRLNVPVNIVDVGGGLGVDYEGTRSQSYCSANYNLREYANNVVWGIGNVCREYDLPHPRIISESGRAITAHHAMLVANVISIESAQSTKPAAPAEDAPFLLGNMWETWEDLCRDDPPLLEIYHDTVAELADVHEQYNMGLMTLEDRAWAEEVHLNICLGIKAKLDPVNRAHRPIMDELNEKLADKCFVNFSLFQSLPDAWGIDQIFPVLPLDGLDRPPSRRAVILDITCDSDGAIDQYVDGQGVETTLPMPEFVPGQPQYLGFFLVGAYQEILGDMHNLFGDTHSAEVVLDEHGQAQITNIKEGSNVAELLRYVDIDPSVINAQYELQASHPDLDEETRALLLKELSAGLEGYAYLEEEQ from the coding sequence ATGGCTGAATGGTCCGCAAACGATGCGCTCAAGGTGTATAACCTGCCTTACTGGGGCGCCGGTTTTTTTCATCTTGACGAGCAGGGACGGGTTTGTGTAACGCCCGACAAGACCCGGCCCGAGGCGAAAGTGGTATTGGCAGAGGTGGTGGAGCAGCTCAAGGCCGAGGGGTATGCCGCCCCGGTATTGCTGCGTTTTCCCGATATCATCAAAAGCCGCATCGATGCCCTGTTCAACGCCTTTAACGGCGCCATTGAAGATTACGGTTACGAGGGTGATTACCTGACCGTGTATCCGATCAAGGTCAACCAGCAGCGCGGCGTGCTTGATGCCGTTACCAAGGCCTACAAGGACAAGCCCCGGCTGGGCCTGGAAGCGGGCTCCAAGCCCGAGCTGCTGGCGGTGCTGGCCCATACCCACGAGACCGAATCGGTGATCGTGTGCAACGGCTACAAGGACAAGGAATACGTACGCCTGGCCCTGCTCGGCACCAAGATGGGCCATCAGGTCTACATCGTCATCGAAAAGCTTTCCGAGCTGGCGCTGGTGATGGAAGAGGCGGCCAAGCTCAAGGTCACGCCCCGCCTGGGTGTGCGTGCCCGGCTGGCGTCCCAGGGGGCCGGCAAGTGGCAGTCGAGTGGTGGCGAAAAGTCGAAGTTTGGCCTGAGCGCCACCCAGGTGCTGAGCCTGGTAAACCAGCTGAAGGACGCCGGCTGTATCGACTGGCTGCAGCTGCTGCACTTCCACTTGGGCTCCCAGATCGCCAATATTCGCGACATTCAGAAGGGCATTCGCGAGTGCGGCCGCTTTTACGCCGAGCTGCGCCGGCTGAATGTGCCGGTCAACATTGTGGACGTGGGTGGCGGCCTGGGCGTGGACTATGAGGGCACCCGCTCGCAAAGTTACTGCTCCGCCAACTACAACCTGCGGGAATATGCCAACAACGTGGTGTGGGGCATCGGCAACGTGTGCCGGGAATACGATCTGCCTCATCCGCGTATCATCAGCGAGTCGGGCCGGGCCATTACCGCCCACCATGCCATGCTGGTGGCCAATGTGATCAGCATTGAATCGGCCCAGAGCACCAAGCCGGCGGCGCCGGCCGAGGACGCGCCCTTTTTGCTTGGCAACATGTGGGAAACCTGGGAAGACCTGTGCCGGGACGATCCCCCCCTGCTGGAAATTTACCACGATACCGTGGCGGAGCTGGCCGATGTGCACGAGCAGTACAACATGGGCCTGATGACCCTGGAAGACAGGGCCTGGGCGGAAGAAGTGCACCTCAACATTTGTCTGGGCATCAAGGCGAAGCTGGATCCGGTGAACCGGGCACACCGGCCCATTATGGACGAGCTGAACGAGAAACTGGCGGACAAGTGCTTTGTTAACTTCTCCCTGTTCCAGTCGCTGCCTGACGCCTGGGGCATCGATCAGATCTTTCCGGTGCTGCCCCTGGACGGCCTCGACCGGCCTCCCAGCCGCCGGGCGGTGATCCTCGACATTACCTGCGATTCAGATGGTGCCATCGATCAGTACGTGGACGGTCAGGGCGTGGAAACCACCCTGCCCATGCCCGAGTTCGTGCCCGGCCAGCCCCAGTATTTGGGGTTCTTCCTGGTGGGGGCCTATCAGGAAATTCTGGGTGACATGCACAACCTGTTTGGTGACACCCACAGTGCCGAAGTGGTGCTGGACGAGCACGGCCAGGCGCAGATCACCAACATCAAGGAAGGCAGCAACGTGGCCGAGCTGCTGCGCTATGTGGACATCGATCCCTCGGTGATCAACGCCCAGTACGAGCTGCAGGCCAGTCACCCGGATCTGGATGAGGAAACCCGGGCGCTGCTGCTGAAGGAGTTGTCCGCGGGGCTGGAAGGCTACGCCTACCTGGAAGAAGAGCAGTAA
- a CDS encoding nitrate reductase cytochrome c-type subunit, translated as MTKTGKMIGTLLLTAWVGLAQAQPGDIDANAGGLSALRGATALDIDKDPGRIKDPVKDQGIQDRQYIHQPPLVPHQVRGYEVDLKVNRCLSCHGWKNAAARKAPRVSPTHFETRDGMTLGDISPRRYFCLQCHVPQTDAKPLVDNVFTPVESLR; from the coding sequence ATGACAAAAACAGGAAAAATGATAGGCACCTTGCTGCTCACCGCCTGGGTCGGTCTGGCCCAGGCCCAGCCGGGCGATATCGACGCCAACGCGGGAGGGCTCAGCGCCCTGCGCGGCGCAACCGCGCTGGACATTGACAAGGATCCGGGACGCATCAAGGATCCGGTCAAGGATCAGGGCATTCAGGACCGGCAGTATATTCATCAGCCGCCTCTGGTGCCGCACCAGGTGCGGGGTTATGAGGTGGATCTCAAGGTTAACCGCTGCCTGTCCTGCCATGGCTGGAAAAACGCCGCCGCCCGCAAGGCACCCCGGGTCAGCCCGACCCATTTCGAAACCCGGGATGGCATGACCCTGGGCGACATCAGCCCGCGGCGTTATTTCTGCCTGCAGTGTCATGTTCCCCAGACCGATGCCAAACCCCTGGTCGACAATGTGTTCACTCCTGTTGAATCTCTCAGGTAA
- a CDS encoding SelT/SelW/SelH family protein, with protein MKPRVEIRYCSLCRWLLRSGWLAQEILSTFADEVGEVALIPGDQGQFQILVDGELIWCRVADHGFPEAKEIKQRIRDKIAPERDLGHSDRHH; from the coding sequence ATGAAACCCAGAGTGGAAATACGTTACTGCAGCCTGTGCCGCTGGTTGCTGCGCTCCGGCTGGCTGGCGCAGGAAATACTGTCGACCTTTGCCGACGAGGTGGGCGAGGTGGCACTGATCCCCGGTGACCAGGGTCAGTTCCAGATCTTGGTGGACGGCGAGCTAATCTGGTGCCGGGTGGCTGACCACGGCTTCCCCGAAGCCAAGGAAATCAAGCAGCGTATTCGGGATAAAATCGCGCCCGAGCGTGACCTGGGCCACAGTGACCGCCATCACTGA
- the folE gene encoding GTP cyclohydrolase I FolE, translating into MTALSDAAIRVRSALEARGLETPMRSHNLTTDEQQEKITGLMTQVMDVLGLDLDDDSLAETPQRIAKMYVREIFSGLDYAHFPKITLIDNKMKVDEMVQVRDITLTSTCEHHFVTIDGTATVAYIPRGKVIGLSKINRIVQFFARRPQVQERLTQQVLVALQALLESDDVAVSITATHYCVKARGVMDATSNTTTTSLGGIFKSRPATRQEFLSGVVR; encoded by the coding sequence ATGACCGCATTGAGCGACGCAGCCATTCGGGTCCGCTCGGCCCTGGAAGCCCGGGGCCTGGAAACCCCGATGCGCAGCCACAACCTGACCACGGATGAACAACAGGAAAAAATCACCGGCCTGATGACCCAGGTGATGGACGTACTGGGGCTGGATCTGGACGATGACAGCCTGGCCGAAACCCCCCAGCGCATCGCCAAGATGTATGTCCGTGAAATCTTCTCGGGCCTGGACTATGCCCACTTTCCCAAGATCACCTTGATCGACAACAAGATGAAGGTGGACGAAATGGTGCAGGTGCGTGACATCACCCTCACCAGTACCTGTGAGCACCATTTTGTGACCATAGACGGTACCGCCACCGTGGCCTATATTCCCCGGGGCAAGGTGATTGGCCTGTCCAAGATCAATCGTATCGTGCAGTTTTTTGCCCGCCGGCCCCAGGTGCAGGAGCGGCTGACCCAGCAGGTGCTGGTGGCGCTGCAGGCCTTGCTGGAGTCGGACGATGTGGCGGTGAGCATTACCGCCACCCACTACTGCGTCAAGGCCAGGGGGGTGATGGATGCCACCAGCAATACCACCACCACCTCTTTGGGAGGCATCTTTAAAAGCCGCCCGGCCACCCGCCAGGAGTTTCTGAGCGGCGTGGTGCGCTGA
- a CDS encoding 4Fe-4S dicluster domain-containing protein, whose product MDCYAVCPEPQVLRGPVHGARRGFGPEIEMTDCSHCGRCIDVCSEDVFSFTTRFAKKAENKT is encoded by the coding sequence ATGGATTGTTATGCCGTCTGTCCCGAGCCCCAGGTGCTCAGGGGGCCGGTACATGGCGCCAGACGGGGCTTTGGCCCCGAGATTGAAATGACCGATTGTAGCCATTGTGGGCGTTGTATCGACGTGTGTTCGGAAGACGTCTTCAGTTTCACCACGCGTTTTGCAAAAAAGGCGGAGAATAAGACATGA
- a CDS encoding cytochrome c3 family protein, with protein MTEKKGLLKRLWHTFRSPGKVAVGVVLLLGFLGGVIFWGGFNTALEVTNTEQFCISCHEMQDNVFVEYRDTIHYANRSGVRASCPDCHVPHEWTHKIVRKIAASKEVWGKITGIIDTPEKFEAHRRHMAEREWQRMKETDSRECRNCHNFDYMDFSVQGSRAAQAHSTSLASGEKTCIDCHKGIAHQLPDMSGVEGF; from the coding sequence ATGACGGAAAAGAAAGGGCTGTTGAAGCGGCTGTGGCATACCTTCCGCTCGCCGGGCAAGGTAGCGGTGGGGGTGGTGTTGCTACTCGGCTTTCTGGGCGGTGTCATTTTCTGGGGGGGCTTTAACACCGCCCTGGAGGTGACCAACACCGAGCAGTTCTGCATCAGCTGTCACGAAATGCAGGACAACGTCTTCGTCGAATACCGGGATACCATCCACTACGCCAACCGCTCCGGGGTGCGCGCCAGCTGTCCGGACTGCCATGTGCCCCATGAGTGGACCCACAAGATAGTGCGCAAGATAGCGGCCTCCAAGGAGGTCTGGGGCAAGATCACCGGCATTATCGATACCCCCGAGAAATTCGAGGCCCACCGTCGCCACATGGCTGAGCGGGAATGGCAGCGGATGAAGGAAACCGACTCCCGGGAATGCCGCAACTGCCATAACTTCGATTACATGGACTTCAGCGTGCAGGGCAGTCGGGCCGCCCAGGCCCATTCCACCTCCCTGGCCAGCGGTGAAAAAACCTGTATCGACTGCCACAAGGGCATCGCGCACCAGCTGCCCGACATGAGTGGCGTGGAAGGATTCTGA
- the moaD gene encoding molybdopterin synthase sulfur carrier subunit — MIKVVFFARVREQLGEDALSVQAGFADVNALREHLAGRDANWARVLADNSLLVAVNHEVATPGTALKDGDEVAFFPPVTGG; from the coding sequence ATGATTAAAGTCGTATTTTTTGCCCGTGTGCGGGAACAGCTGGGCGAGGACGCGTTGTCGGTGCAGGCCGGGTTTGCCGATGTGAACGCCCTGCGTGAGCACCTGGCCGGGCGTGATGCCAACTGGGCCCGGGTGCTGGCCGACAACAGCCTGCTGGTGGCGGTGAACCACGAGGTGGCGACCCCGGGCACCGCCCTCAAGGACGGTGACGAAGTGGCGTTTTTCCCGCCGGTCACCGGAGGCTGA
- the glp gene encoding gephyrin-like molybdotransferase Glp, whose product MAIQDCCSQPGLRPFDDARADMLGQLDGVAAAELVSLEQALNRVLAEPVISPLDVPAFANSAMDGYALRAEDAGAQGSLELVGTSLAGHPFNGQVAPGQCVRIMTGAALPLGADSVVMQENCTSEHNRVTVHGEVQPGQHVRQAAEDLAQGETVFQAGMRINARVLSVLASLGLEQISVRRPLRVALLSTGDELKSPGDLLAPGEIYDSNRIGLAAMLSRLGVEVTDYGIIKDDPELIRKAFLKAAASHDALITSGGVSVGDADHTKVVLEDVGRIGFWKLAIKPGKPFAFGHIDRCAFFGLPGNPVSAAVTFHLLVRPGLARLAGEQLPPALTLQATALVPFKKSPGRMDFQRGRVERQPDGSLGVVPAGAQSSAVFSAMAEANCLLHLEQDRGRVEAGETVTLELIDGLYW is encoded by the coding sequence ATGGCGATTCAAGATTGTTGCAGTCAACCCGGATTACGCCCTTTCGACGATGCACGGGCCGACATGCTGGGCCAGCTCGATGGAGTGGCCGCGGCGGAGCTGGTGTCACTGGAGCAGGCACTCAACCGGGTGCTGGCAGAGCCGGTGATTTCGCCGCTGGATGTTCCCGCCTTTGCCAATTCGGCCATGGACGGTTATGCCCTGCGGGCCGAAGACGCCGGGGCCCAGGGGAGCCTGGAGCTGGTGGGCACCAGCCTGGCCGGCCATCCCTTTAACGGCCAGGTGGCACCAGGCCAGTGCGTGCGCATCATGACCGGCGCCGCCCTGCCCCTGGGCGCCGACAGTGTGGTCATGCAGGAAAACTGCACCTCCGAGCACAACCGGGTGACCGTGCACGGCGAGGTGCAGCCGGGCCAGCATGTGCGCCAGGCCGCGGAAGACCTGGCCCAGGGCGAAACCGTGTTCCAGGCGGGCATGCGCATCAATGCCCGGGTGCTGTCGGTGCTGGCCTCGCTGGGTCTGGAGCAGATATCGGTTCGCCGGCCGCTGCGGGTGGCGCTGCTCTCTACCGGCGACGAGCTCAAGTCCCCCGGCGACCTGCTGGCCCCGGGGGAAATTTACGACTCCAACCGTATTGGCCTGGCCGCCATGCTTTCCCGGCTGGGGGTGGAGGTGACCGACTACGGCATCATCAAAGACGATCCCGAGCTTATTCGCAAGGCGTTTCTAAAGGCGGCGGCCAGCCACGATGCCCTGATCACCTCAGGGGGCGTCTCGGTAGGCGATGCGGATCATACCAAGGTGGTGCTGGAAGACGTGGGCCGCATCGGTTTCTGGAAGCTCGCCATCAAGCCCGGCAAGCCCTTTGCGTTTGGTCATATCGACCGGTGCGCCTTCTTTGGCCTGCCGGGCAACCCGGTGTCGGCGGCGGTCACCTTTCATTTGCTGGTGCGACCGGGGCTGGCCCGGCTGGCCGGCGAGCAGCTGCCCCCTGCCCTCACCCTGCAGGCCACCGCCCTCGTGCCGTTCAAAAAATCCCCCGGACGCATGGACTTTCAGCGCGGCCGGGTAGAGCGCCAGCCCGACGGCAGCCTGGGCGTGGTGCCCGCCGGTGCCCAGAGCTCGGCGGTGTTCAGCGCCATGGCCGAGGCCAACTGCCTGCTGCACCTGGAGCAGGACAGAGGCCGGGTGGAAGCGGGAGAAACCGTGACCCTGGAGCTGATCGACGGACTGTATTGGTAA
- a CDS encoding patatin family protein, whose protein sequence is MLRQTAFTNSAPSTPPGSEPERGRLALICEGGGQRGIFTAGVLDAFMAADFDPFDLFIGSSAGAQNLSAYVCHSRGFAREVITDYTTRSDFFRPLHFARGGDLVDLDWYFEVLRHELPLDVVTGHRRLGRRELLFCSTRARDHLPHYFHPADTDWLLGLKASSAIPLFYRAGVEWQGERYLDGGVADAIPVREAWHRGAGVLVVIRTQPGNMRFSLSWTRRLEGWLGRDRLGELLAIVRAYQRCCDQARCFMAQPPENVRVFEIVPPAPLHSRVLGSTRAQLDQDYSMGFSCGQHFLYQHGLLLERLARQ, encoded by the coding sequence ATGTTAAGGCAAACGGCATTCACGAACAGTGCGCCTTCGACTCCTCCCGGCAGCGAGCCGGAACGGGGCCGGCTGGCCCTGATCTGCGAAGGGGGAGGCCAGCGCGGCATTTTTACCGCCGGTGTGCTGGACGCGTTTATGGCGGCGGACTTTGACCCCTTCGATCTCTTTATCGGCTCCTCTGCCGGCGCTCAGAATTTATCCGCCTATGTGTGCCACAGCCGCGGTTTTGCCCGAGAAGTGATCACCGACTACACCACCCGTTCCGATTTCTTTCGTCCGCTGCATTTTGCCCGGGGGGGAGATCTGGTGGATCTGGACTGGTATTTCGAGGTGCTGCGTCACGAGTTGCCGCTGGACGTGGTTACCGGGCATCGGCGGCTGGGCCGGCGGGAGCTGTTGTTCTGCAGTACCCGGGCGCGGGATCACCTGCCTCACTATTTTCATCCGGCCGACACCGACTGGCTGCTGGGGCTCAAGGCCTCCAGTGCCATTCCGCTGTTCTACCGGGCCGGGGTCGAATGGCAGGGCGAGCGCTATCTGGACGGCGGCGTGGCCGACGCCATACCGGTACGGGAGGCCTGGCACCGGGGCGCCGGCGTTCTGGTGGTGATCCGTACCCAGCCCGGTAACATGCGTTTTTCCCTGAGTTGGACCCGGCGGCTGGAAGGCTGGCTGGGGCGGGACCGGCTGGGGGAGTTGCTGGCCATTGTGCGGGCCTATCAGCGTTGCTGTGATCAGGCCCGTTGTTTTATGGCCCAACCACCGGAGAATGTGCGGGTGTTCGAGATTGTGCCGCCGGCCCCGCTGCACAGCCGGGTACTGGGCTCGACCCGGGCACAGCTGGATCAGGATTATTCAATGGGATTCAGTTGCGGACAGCATTTTCTGTATCAGCATGGCCTGCTGCTGGAGCGGCTGGCGCGCCAATAA
- the moaE gene encoding molybdopterin synthase catalytic subunit MoaE — MIRVQTEDFCLATEYAALSQSHQTGAVVTFVGKVREMNQGAAVSGMTLEHYPGMTEHALAQIVSEAQGRWPLLECRVIHRVGALELGDQIVFVGVASAHREAAFAACHFIMDYLKTRAPFWKKERTADGERWVDAKDSDTDAARKW; from the coding sequence ATGATTCGGGTACAGACCGAGGACTTTTGCCTGGCCACCGAATACGCCGCCCTGAGCCAGTCCCACCAGACCGGCGCCGTGGTCACCTTTGTGGGCAAGGTGCGGGAGATGAACCAGGGGGCCGCGGTGAGCGGCATGACCCTGGAGCATTACCCGGGCATGACCGAGCACGCCCTGGCGCAGATTGTGAGTGAGGCCCAGGGGCGCTGGCCGCTGCTGGAGTGCCGGGTCATTCACCGGGTGGGGGCGCTGGAGCTGGGCGATCAAATCGTGTTCGTCGGGGTGGCGAGTGCGCACCGGGAAGCGGCCTTTGCCGCCTGCCATTTCATCATGGATTACCTCAAGACCCGGGCGCCGTTCTGGAAAAAGGAGCGTACCGCCGACGGCGAACGCTGGGTTGACGCCAAAGACAGCGACACCGACGCCGCCAGAAAGTGGTAG